In one window of Scyliorhinus canicula chromosome 17, sScyCan1.1, whole genome shotgun sequence DNA:
- the LOC119952056 gene encoding interferon-inducible GTPase 5-like, producing the protein MGGSSSRDQPTETSNSSFFTEDELRNLKSEYETGGMEKAKLLIQRKINDLENTELNIAVTGQSGAGKSTFINAMRGLDKDDEGAAETGPTEGTMEPTGYRHPNLPNVCLWDLPGVGTPKFPARKYLKQMKFDKYDFFIIISGCRFTENDVKLAKESKRLKKNFYFVRSKIENDLHAMRMERGDFNEEEELEKIRNYCNRNLQEAGIQSPRVFLISSIDLNRYDFNLLNNALEGDLPSIKKSIYILALPNLNLEIVERKKKELKKRVWMLASLSGAIGAVPVPGVSLGCDIAILIGGIIDFRKYMGLDDASLQRLAKMAGKPVEDLKAVVNSPLVGEITPDIINRLAWGTAAVVISVLEITLDIIPVVGSIFGAGSSFLMTYKLLTGVLDNLTVNAEKVVTAAFGTD; encoded by the exons ATGGGAGGATCCAGCTCCAG AGATCAACCTACTGAAACTTCAAACTCTTCTTTCTTCACTGAGGATGAACTGAGGAATCTGAAATCTGAATATGAAACGGGTGGGATGGAAAAGGCAAAACTACTGATACAGAGaaaaataaatgatctggagaacACCGAGCTTAACATCGCAGTGACAGGACAATCAGGAGCAGGGAAATCCACCTTCATCAATGCAATGAGAGGACTTGACAAAGATGATGAGGGAGCAGCTGAAACTGGACCCACAGAAGGTACAATGGAGCCAACCGGATACAGACATCCCAACCTGCCCAATGTTTGTTTGTGGGATCTGCCAGGAGTGGGAACACCAAAATTCCCAGCGAGGAAATACCTCAAACAAATGAAATTTGATAAATATGATTTTTTCATCATTATCTCTGGCTGTCGATTCACAGAAAATGATGTAAAACTCGCCAAAGAGAGTAAGCGGCTGAAGAAGAATTTCTACTTCGTTCGATCTAAAATTGAAAATGATCTCCATGCAATGAGAATGGAAAGGGGGGACTTTAATGAAGAAGAAGAACTGGAAAAGATCAGGAATTATTGTAACAGGAACCTGCAAGAGGCAGGGATACAATCACCCCGTGTTTTCCTGATATCAAGCATTGATCTGAATCGGTATGATTTTAATCTGTTAAATAATGCTCTTGAAGGTGATCTTCCCAGTATAAAGAAAAGTATTTACATCCTGGCCCTTCCAAACCTAAATTTGGAAAttgtagagaggaaaaagaaagagctaAAGAAACGAGTCTGGATGTTGGCATCACTTTCCGGAGCGATCGGAGCTGTGCCAGTTCCTGGAGTTTCCCTTGGTTGTGACATTGCGATACTGATTGGAGGAATAATAGATTTCCGTAAATATATGGGTCTGGATGATGCCTCTCTTCAAAGACTGGCGAAGATGGCAGGGAAACCTGTGGAGGATCTGAAAGCCGTGGTGAACTCTCCCCTGGTGGGTGAAATAACTCCCGATATCATAAACAGATTAGCCTGGGGTACCGCTGCTGTTGTCATATCTGTTCTTGAGATTACACTTGACATCATTCCAGTTGTTGGTTCCATCTTTGGAGCAGGATCATCATTTCTTATGACCTACAAACTGCTGACTGGTGTACTGGATAATCTAACAGTGAATGCAGAGAAAGTGGTGACGGCTGCATTTGGGACTGACTAA